In one window of Epinephelus fuscoguttatus linkage group LG20, E.fuscoguttatus.final_Chr_v1 DNA:
- the si:ch211-141o9.10 gene encoding probable endonuclease 4 → MAPKKRGARKRKTEDDLGGEKEAEATEEKETEERGGLRRKDRGNKKYIGAHVGIQGGIWKAVESCTEMGGSSFALFLGSQRSWKRPALDQKAAAKFQEQCSIQGYNPAHILPHGSYLMNCGSPKEDVFEKSQALLVDELSRCSLLGLNLYNFHPGSSLGSITAEECVEKIAGAINHAHQQTPAVVTVLENMSGQGSTIGGKFSELKSIIDKVRDQTRVGVCLDTCHAFAAGYDVAAEGGVKAMLDQFDQEVGLHYLKAIHLNDSKGQLGCNLDRHEDIGKGHIGISAFRDIVNEPRLDNIPLILETPGRPGFEYAEQIELLYSLCEKK, encoded by the exons ATGGCTCCAAAAAAGAGAGGAGCAAGGAAGAGGAAAACAGAGGATGATTtgggaggagaaaaggaggcagaggctACTGAAGAGAAGGAgactgaggagagaggaggcctGCGGAGAAAGGACCGTGGGAATAAGAAATACATTGGAGCTCATGTTGGCATTCAAG GTGGGATATGGAAAGCAGTGGAGTCCTGCACAGAGATGGGTGGCAGCAGCTTCGCCCTGTTTCTGGGCTCCCAGCGCTCATGGAAGAGGCCCGCACTGGACCAGAAAGCTGCAGCAAAGTTTCAGGAGCAGTGTTCCATACAGGGGTACAACCCTGCTCACATCCTGCCTCATGGGTCCTACCTGATGAACTGTGGATCTCCTAAAGAAG ATGTGTTTGAGAAGAGCCAGGCCCTGCTGGTGGATGAGCTCAGCCGCTGTAGCCTCCTGGGCCTCAATCTTTACAACTTCCACCCTGGCTCCTCCCTGGGCTCCATCACCGCAGAAGAGTGTGTGGAGAAGATAGCAGGAGCTATTAACCACGCTCACCAGCAAACACCTGCTGTGGTCACAG TGTTGGAGAACATGAGCGGACAGGGCAGTACAATAGGCGGTAAGTTCTCTGAGCTGAAGAGCATCATAGACAAAGTGAGAGACCAGACCAGAGTTGGAGTGTGTCTGGACACCTGCCACGCCTTCGCAGCAG GATATGACGTGGCTGCAGAGGGAGGAGTGAAGGCCATGCTTGATCAGTTTGATCAGGAAGTGGGGCTCCACTATCTTAAAGCTATCCATCTCAATGACTCCAAAG GTCAACTAGGCTGCAACCTCGATCGCCACGAAGACATCGGTAAAGGTCACATCGGAATCTCTGCTTTCCGAGATATTGTCAATGAGCCCAGACTGGACAACATCCCTCTGATACTGGAGACACCTGGACG GCCAGGATTTGAGTATGCTGAGCAGATTGAACTTCTCTACTCCCTATGTGAGAAAAAATAG